The proteins below are encoded in one region of Fibrella aestuarina BUZ 2:
- a CDS encoding NAD-dependent epimerase/dehydratase family protein: MQTILGAGGAIADELARELHRHYTTDIRLVSRHPQQVNETDQLVTANLLDAGQTAKAVAGSEIVYLTVGLPLDTALWQAQFPVIMQNVIAACKQHQTKLVFFDNTYMYPQTGVVLSEDTPFAPYGPKGRVRAQIAQLLLNEMAAGMMTAVICRAPEFYGPGKTQSFTNSAVFNAIRHEKKPRIFLRDDTLRTLIYAPDASRAMALIAHTPEAYGQTWHLPCDDNRLTYQQLIATAEAIVGRPIPYDVVPQWQLSLLSLVNKRVRETGELLPRYRVDNVFVSDKFKRRFPQFAVTTYPDGIRAVLSEVR; this comes from the coding sequence ATGCAAACCATTCTGGGTGCTGGCGGGGCCATTGCCGACGAATTGGCCCGCGAACTGCACCGGCACTACACCACCGACATTCGGCTGGTGAGCCGACATCCACAGCAGGTCAACGAGACCGATCAACTAGTGACGGCCAACCTGCTCGATGCGGGGCAAACAGCCAAAGCCGTGGCCGGTAGCGAGATTGTCTACCTCACGGTTGGGTTGCCTCTCGATACGGCGCTGTGGCAAGCGCAGTTTCCGGTTATCATGCAGAACGTGATTGCCGCCTGCAAGCAACACCAAACGAAGCTGGTCTTTTTCGATAATACCTACATGTACCCTCAAACGGGTGTGGTGCTAAGCGAGGATACGCCCTTTGCGCCTTACGGCCCGAAAGGCCGGGTACGTGCTCAGATCGCGCAACTACTCCTCAACGAGATGGCGGCGGGGATGATGACGGCCGTTATCTGTCGCGCACCCGAATTTTATGGCCCCGGCAAGACCCAGAGTTTTACGAACTCGGCCGTGTTCAACGCTATACGACACGAAAAGAAGCCCCGCATTTTCCTCCGCGACGATACGCTGCGCACGCTTATCTATGCCCCCGATGCCAGCCGGGCGATGGCGCTCATTGCCCATACACCTGAGGCCTATGGCCAAACCTGGCACCTCCCCTGCGACGACAACCGCCTGACGTACCAGCAACTGATCGCTACGGCGGAAGCGATCGTCGGGCGACCGATTCCCTACGATGTAGTGCCGCAATGGCAACTGAGCCTGCTGAGTCTGGTCAATAAACGCGTCCGCGAAACGGGTGAACTCCTGCCCCGCTACCGGGTCGATAATGTCTTTGTCTCGGACAAGTTCAAGCGGCGTTTTCCGCAGTTCGCCGTCACCACGTACCCAGACGGGATCAGGGCGGTGCTGAGCGAGGTACGTTAG